The proteins below come from a single Acidobacteriota bacterium genomic window:
- a CDS encoding sigma-70 family RNA polymerase sigma factor, which produces MIFSKSITFDGEEIGKAVLSPQPLSVRQSDEPVFIDKLKSGDAAAFDTLIDKYSGDIYALLCRITENAEEASDLTQDTFMRALRSIGSFRGESELKTWLTRIAINESRNRFRWWKRRRRDVTISLDASIGDSDTTLSDTIADRSANPEDAALTREREYAIKSALMDIPEIFREAVVLCDIEGFSYEETATALGIGLGTVKSRISRGREELRRRLKDF; this is translated from the coding sequence ATGATCTTCAGTAAGTCAATCACATTTGACGGCGAAGAAATTGGAAAGGCCGTACTGTCGCCTCAGCCGCTCAGCGTCCGGCAATCGGACGAGCCCGTATTCATTGACAAATTGAAGTCTGGAGACGCCGCGGCTTTTGACACGCTGATCGATAAATACTCGGGCGATATTTATGCCCTTCTCTGTCGGATCACGGAGAACGCAGAGGAGGCCAGCGATCTGACGCAAGACACCTTTATGCGGGCCCTTCGCTCGATCGGCAGCTTTCGCGGTGAATCAGAACTTAAGACCTGGCTCACGCGCATCGCGATAAATGAATCGCGAAATCGATTCCGATGGTGGAAACGCCGAAGGCGGGACGTAACGATCTCGCTGGATGCATCGATCGGCGATTCCGACACGACGCTCTCGGACACGATAGCGGATCGCTCAGCTAACCCGGAAGATGCAGCACTCACTCGTGAACGCGAATATGCGATCAAGTCAGCGTTGATGGACATCCCTGAGATCTTTCGAGAAGCTGTCGTGCTTTGCGACATCGAAGGATTTAGTTATGAAGAAACCGCGACCGCATTAGGGATCGGTTTGGGAACAGTGAAATCACGTATTTCACGCGGCCGTGAGGAATTGCGGCGAAGACTGAAAGATTTTTGA
- a CDS encoding tetratricopeptide repeat protein encodes MNDIRQSEIFEAIESESDASPQHKEPISIRVSPHGYFAGLFLGSFFSALLFYIQIDAAAILLFAVSWIAIPFFALNDKISFDGKRLFRTGVIPRTWSWINGSKRRLKLSDIEQVETEAIRALKRGGNIYYRYRTVMRGKGLSVAIASGGEDYRRMIKAILPRLSENVLDNRSIELRDHLADPKEALMRAEFSRIPSVDVLESSMRTSKRKLPVLLKTVEISEDEVDELRSLANELRLSGYLIQALEAFRRALILRPSDAKLLFDFARCLHSFAGVERNKGLERRALAALRLSERRASEDPDLLVRLGEWYFQIGEWRRAGNVFNNALERVGENFRTARGLAEIALREGKIAHVIHHFSNATRLAETPSLRRWSRSEAEYFSNLNSDDEYMELEVSRVNMLETVERSKKTALRIVFFAFPLIVIGGIFEDHLVANIGWAISTVSILIWIGLGISTRLLSQRIPYELVETED; translated from the coding sequence TTGAACGACATCCGTCAGTCTGAAATTTTCGAGGCGATCGAGTCCGAGAGCGACGCCTCGCCTCAGCACAAAGAGCCGATCTCCATCCGCGTGTCGCCTCATGGCTATTTCGCCGGACTCTTCCTTGGCTCTTTTTTTTCCGCACTCCTTTTTTATATCCAGATCGACGCTGCGGCGATATTGCTTTTCGCCGTCTCGTGGATAGCCATTCCGTTTTTTGCTCTAAATGACAAGATCTCGTTCGACGGAAAGCGTCTTTTCCGCACCGGTGTTATACCTCGCACCTGGTCCTGGATAAACGGCTCGAAGCGGCGTCTTAAGCTGTCGGACATCGAACAGGTTGAAACAGAGGCGATCCGTGCTCTTAAACGCGGCGGCAATATCTACTACCGTTACCGAACCGTCATGCGGGGCAAGGGATTGAGCGTTGCGATCGCTTCTGGCGGCGAGGATTACCGTCGAATGATCAAAGCTATTCTGCCTCGTTTGTCTGAGAATGTTCTGGATAATCGTTCGATAGAATTGCGCGATCATCTGGCGGATCCCAAAGAGGCGTTGATGCGGGCTGAGTTTTCGCGAATTCCTTCGGTTGACGTGCTTGAGAGCTCAATGCGAACCTCAAAACGGAAACTGCCGGTATTGCTGAAAACCGTCGAGATCAGCGAGGATGAGGTCGACGAGCTTCGGAGCCTGGCGAACGAGCTGCGGCTCTCAGGTTATCTTATTCAGGCTCTGGAGGCTTTTCGCCGGGCTCTGATCCTGCGGCCATCAGATGCAAAGCTCTTATTTGATTTTGCACGCTGCCTTCACTCGTTTGCGGGTGTTGAACGAAATAAAGGCCTTGAACGTAGGGCTCTGGCAGCTCTTCGTTTGTCAGAACGGCGTGCTTCGGAAGATCCTGACTTGCTTGTTCGCCTCGGTGAATGGTATTTCCAGATCGGGGAATGGCGGCGGGCCGGGAACGTATTTAATAACGCTCTGGAGCGTGTCGGCGAGAACTTTCGCACGGCTCGCGGGCTAGCAGAGATCGCACTTCGCGAAGGTAAGATCGCCCACGTCATCCACCATTTCTCGAATGCGACTCGCCTTGCAGAAACGCCGAGCCTTCGCCGCTGGTCGCGGAGCGAAGCGGAGTATTTCTCAAACCTGAATTCCGATGACGAATACATGGAACTCGAGGTCAGTCGCGTCAACATGCTGGAAACGGTGGAACGGTCAAAAAAGACGGCACTTCGGATCGTATTTTTCGCATTTCCCCTTATCGTCATTGGGGGAATCTTCGAAGATCATCTGGTTGCAAATATTGGATGGGCCATCTCGACGGTCTCGATACTCATCTGGATCGGACTCGGAATAAGCACCAGATTGCTGAGCCAGCGAATTCCATACGAATTGGTCGAGACCGAAGATTAG